From the genome of Pelodiscus sinensis isolate JC-2024 chromosome 12, ASM4963464v1, whole genome shotgun sequence, one region includes:
- the ORC6 gene encoding origin recognition complex subunit 6 isoform X1, which yields MQPMEPGVIQRLAPKLGIAEPGVLRKAEEYMRLSQVKCTGLLAQMTATSNAVMCLELAAGYMQHPVDKNYLVKLSGLNKRTYQSCMKSFECLLGLNSNLGIRDLAVQFCCMEAVNTASTILQRYESSLSEVQQMDLDLSKPLFTTAALFTACRCLKLKVDKKKMVDTSGVKKAIFDRLCGQLEVIGQQISRDCASLAPQPAQSQTTLLGYMQKEEDHEHEIATPCKRKKSETEAKQDYEEWKKRILENAANAKVASV from the exons ATGCAGCCCATGGAGCCCGGCGTGATCCAACGGCTGGCCCCCAAGCTGGGCATCGCTGAGCCTGGAGTCCTCAG AAAAGCAGAAGAATATATGCGACTGTCGCAGGTGAAGTGTACAGGATTATTGGCTCAGATGACAGCAACAAGCAATGCGGTGATGTGCCTGGAACTAGCAGCTGGCTATATGCAACATCCAGTGGACAAA AACTACTTAGTTAAACTCTCCGGTTTAAACAAGAGGACTTACCAGAGCTGTATGAAGTCTTTTGAATGTTTGCTAGGTTTGAACTCCAATCTGGGAATCCGAGATCTTGCGGTACAGTTCTGCTGTATGGAGGCAGTGAATACCGCTTCAACAATACTGCAAAG GTATGAATCCAGTCTCTCAGAAGTGCAACAGATGGATCTTGATTTATCAAAACCCTTGTTCACAACAGCTGCATTGTTCACAGCCTGCAG GTGCTTGAAACTAAAAGTGGATAAGAAGAAAATGGTGGATACCTCTGGAGTGAAGAAGGCAATATTCGATCGGCTCTGTGGCCAGCTGGAGGTGATTGGCCAGCAGATCAGCA GAGACTGTGCttcattggctcctcagccagccCAAAGTCAGACGACCTTGTTGGGGTACATGCAAAAGGAAGAAG ACCATGAACATGAAATTGCAACCCCTTGCAAGCGAAAGAAAAGTGAAACTGAAGCAAAACAAGATTATGAAGAATGGAAAAAGAGAATCCTGGAAAATGCTGCTAACGCAAAAGTGGCTAGTGTCTGA
- the ORC6 gene encoding origin recognition complex subunit 6 isoform X2 — protein sequence MRLSQVKCTGLLAQMTATSNAVMCLELAAGYMQHPVDKNYLVKLSGLNKRTYQSCMKSFECLLGLNSNLGIRDLAVQFCCMEAVNTASTILQRYESSLSEVQQMDLDLSKPLFTTAALFTACRCLKLKVDKKKMVDTSGVKKAIFDRLCGQLEVIGQQISRDCASLAPQPAQSQTTLLGYMQKEEDHEHEIATPCKRKKSETEAKQDYEEWKKRILENAANAKVASV from the exons ATGCGACTGTCGCAGGTGAAGTGTACAGGATTATTGGCTCAGATGACAGCAACAAGCAATGCGGTGATGTGCCTGGAACTAGCAGCTGGCTATATGCAACATCCAGTGGACAAA AACTACTTAGTTAAACTCTCCGGTTTAAACAAGAGGACTTACCAGAGCTGTATGAAGTCTTTTGAATGTTTGCTAGGTTTGAACTCCAATCTGGGAATCCGAGATCTTGCGGTACAGTTCTGCTGTATGGAGGCAGTGAATACCGCTTCAACAATACTGCAAAG GTATGAATCCAGTCTCTCAGAAGTGCAACAGATGGATCTTGATTTATCAAAACCCTTGTTCACAACAGCTGCATTGTTCACAGCCTGCAG GTGCTTGAAACTAAAAGTGGATAAGAAGAAAATGGTGGATACCTCTGGAGTGAAGAAGGCAATATTCGATCGGCTCTGTGGCCAGCTGGAGGTGATTGGCCAGCAGATCAGCA GAGACTGTGCttcattggctcctcagccagccCAAAGTCAGACGACCTTGTTGGGGTACATGCAAAAGGAAGAAG ACCATGAACATGAAATTGCAACCCCTTGCAAGCGAAAGAAAAGTGAAACTGAAGCAAAACAAGATTATGAAGAATGGAAAAAGAGAATCCTGGAAAATGCTGCTAACGCAAAAGTGGCTAGTGTCTGA